A genome region from Micromonospora peucetia includes the following:
- the katG gene encoding catalase/peroxidase HPI, with product MSDAQDNAPSSAQGVDKKAAAGCPVAHDSVTAHGSESENPAIDSPTPKTGGRPHTNRDWWPNQIDLSVLHAHSSKGNPLGADFSYAREFAKLDVDALKQDIVKVLTTSQDWWPADFGHYGGLMIRMSWHAAGTYRIQDGRGGAGDGGQRFAPLNSWPDNANLDKARRLLWPVKQKYGQQISWADLLVLAGNVALESMGFKTFGFSFGREDVWEPEEIFWGPEDAWLGDERYVTEKEMSAGVGATEMGLIYVNPEGPRGNADPAAAAHFIRETFARMAMNDEETVALIAGGHTFGKTHGAGIADDHVGPEPEAAPLEAQGLGWLSTHGSGKGGDTITSGLEVTWTDVPTQWSNRFFEILFGYEWELATSPGGAKQWVAKDAEAIIPDAHDPSKKHKPTMLTTDLSLRVDPAYEKISRRFLENPDEFALAFAKAWYKLLHRDMGPISRFLGPWVPEAQLWQDPVPAVDHELVGDADVAALKATVLNSGIPTAQLVSTAWASAASYRSTDKRGGANGARIRLEPQRSWEVNQPEQLATVLETLEGVRREFNEAGGAKISLADLIVLAGSAAVEQAARDAGVEVTVPFHPGRTDATREQTDVESFRVLEPRADGFRNYLRPGEKTQPEVLLLDRAYMLNLTAPEMTVLIGGLRSLGANFGGTQHGVLTDRPGVLTNDFFANLLSPGTRWKVSESDEHVYEIRDLATDEVKWTATAVDLIFGSNSQLRAVAEVYASQDARDRFVADFVAAWTKVMELDRFDLA from the coding sequence ATGAGCGACGCTCAGGACAACGCACCCTCCAGCGCGCAGGGTGTGGACAAGAAGGCGGCGGCCGGCTGCCCCGTCGCGCACGACTCCGTGACCGCGCACGGCAGCGAGAGCGAGAACCCGGCGATCGACTCGCCGACGCCGAAGACCGGAGGTCGTCCGCACACCAACCGGGACTGGTGGCCCAACCAGATCGACCTCTCGGTGCTGCATGCCCACTCGTCCAAGGGCAACCCGCTCGGAGCGGACTTCAGCTACGCCAGGGAGTTCGCCAAGCTCGACGTCGATGCCCTCAAGCAGGACATCGTCAAGGTTCTCACCACCTCGCAGGACTGGTGGCCGGCCGACTTCGGGCACTACGGCGGCCTGATGATCCGGATGAGCTGGCACGCCGCTGGCACCTACCGCATACAGGACGGTCGCGGCGGCGCCGGCGACGGTGGTCAGCGGTTCGCCCCGCTCAACAGCTGGCCGGACAACGCCAACCTCGACAAGGCCCGCCGGCTGCTGTGGCCGGTCAAGCAGAAGTACGGCCAGCAGATCTCGTGGGCCGACCTGCTCGTGCTCGCCGGCAACGTCGCCCTGGAGTCGATGGGCTTCAAGACCTTCGGCTTCAGCTTCGGCCGGGAGGACGTCTGGGAGCCCGAGGAGATCTTCTGGGGCCCGGAGGACGCCTGGCTCGGCGACGAGCGCTACGTCACCGAGAAGGAGATGTCGGCCGGCGTCGGGGCGACCGAGATGGGTCTCATCTACGTCAACCCGGAGGGCCCCCGCGGCAACGCGGACCCGGCCGCGGCGGCACACTTCATCCGCGAGACCTTCGCCCGGATGGCGATGAACGACGAGGAGACCGTCGCCCTCATCGCCGGTGGCCACACCTTCGGCAAGACCCACGGCGCCGGCATCGCCGACGACCACGTGGGCCCCGAGCCCGAGGCCGCCCCGCTGGAGGCGCAGGGCCTGGGCTGGCTTAGCACCCACGGCAGCGGCAAGGGCGGGGACACGATCACCAGCGGTCTCGAGGTGACGTGGACCGACGTGCCGACGCAGTGGAGCAACCGCTTCTTCGAGATCCTCTTCGGCTACGAATGGGAGCTCGCCACGAGCCCCGGCGGCGCGAAGCAGTGGGTCGCCAAGGACGCCGAGGCGATCATCCCGGACGCCCACGACCCGTCGAAGAAGCACAAGCCGACGATGCTCACGACCGACCTGTCGCTGCGCGTCGACCCGGCGTACGAGAAGATCTCACGCCGATTCCTGGAGAACCCCGACGAGTTCGCGCTGGCGTTCGCCAAGGCCTGGTACAAGCTGCTGCACCGCGACATGGGTCCGATCAGCCGTTTCCTCGGGCCGTGGGTCCCGGAGGCCCAGCTGTGGCAGGACCCGGTGCCGGCCGTCGACCACGAGCTCGTGGGTGACGCGGACGTCGCCGCCCTCAAGGCGACGGTCCTGAACTCCGGCATCCCGACCGCCCAGCTGGTCTCCACCGCCTGGGCCTCGGCCGCCAGCTACCGGTCCACCGACAAGCGCGGCGGCGCCAACGGCGCGCGGATCCGTCTCGAGCCGCAGCGCAGCTGGGAGGTCAACCAGCCCGAGCAGCTCGCCACGGTCCTGGAGACCCTCGAGGGCGTACGGCGGGAGTTCAACGAGGCCGGCGGCGCGAAGATCTCGCTCGCGGACCTGATCGTGCTGGCCGGCTCGGCCGCCGTCGAGCAGGCGGCGCGCGATGCCGGCGTCGAGGTGACCGTGCCGTTCCACCCGGGCCGCACCGACGCCACTCGGGAGCAGACCGACGTCGAGTCCTTCCGGGTCCTCGAGCCGCGCGCCGACGGGTTCCGCAACTACCTTCGTCCCGGCGAGAAGACCCAGCCGGAGGTGCTGCTCCTCGACCGTGCCTACATGCTCAACCTGACCGCGCCCGAGATGACCGTCCTCATCGGCGGCCTGCGCTCCCTCGGGGCCAACTTCGGCGGTACGCAGCACGGCGTCCTCACCGACCGGCCCGGCGTGCTCACCAACGACTTCTTCGCCAACCTGCTCTCCCCGGGCACCCGGTGGAAGGTGTCGGAGTCCGACGAGCACGTGTACGAGATCCGGGACCTGGCCACCGATGAGGTGAAGTGGACCGCCACCGCGGTCGACCTCATCTTCGGCTCCAACTCCCAACTCCGGGCCGTCGCGGAGGTCTACGCCAGCCAGGACGCGCGCGACAGGTTCGTGGCCGACTTCGTCGCAGCCTGGACCAAGGTCATGGAGCTCGACCGGTTCGACCTCGCCTGA
- a CDS encoding phosphopantetheine-binding protein — protein sequence MRTSLEESMCDLFAECLDIETVSATDDFFDVGGHSLLAAEVVARISTEFNVNLKLRDFFRNPTVAHVCELIAEQDGAVLGERA from the coding sequence GTGCGGACGTCGCTGGAAGAATCGATGTGCGACCTGTTTGCCGAGTGTCTCGACATCGAGACCGTTTCGGCGACGGACGATTTCTTCGACGTCGGTGGTCACTCATTGCTCGCCGCCGAGGTTGTGGCGAGGATCAGCACCGAGTTCAACGTCAACCTGAAGCTTCGTGACTTCTTCCGCAATCCGACTGTCGCGCATGTCTGTGAGCTCATCGCCGAACAGGACGGCGCCGTCCTGGGCGAGCGCGCGTGA
- a CDS encoding Fur family transcriptional regulator — MTSDFETQLRAVSLRVTRPRLAVLAALRDHPHVDTDTVIALVRAAQPTVSHQAVYDVLRALTDAGLVRRIQPAGATARYESRVGDNHHHVVCRSCGAIADVDCAVGHAPCLTAVDDHGFVVDEAEVVYWGTCPGCATERTSQ; from the coding sequence ATGACGTCCGACTTCGAGACTCAGCTGCGAGCGGTCTCGTTGCGGGTGACCCGGCCCCGGTTGGCGGTGCTCGCAGCCCTGCGCGACCATCCGCACGTCGACACCGACACGGTGATCGCGCTGGTACGGGCGGCTCAGCCCACCGTCTCCCACCAGGCGGTGTACGACGTGTTGCGGGCGCTGACCGACGCCGGTCTGGTGCGGCGCATCCAGCCTGCCGGTGCGACCGCCCGGTACGAGTCCCGGGTGGGGGACAACCACCACCATGTCGTGTGCCGCTCCTGCGGCGCGATCGCCGACGTCGACTGCGCCGTCGGCCATGCTCCCTGTCTCACCGCCGTCGACGACCACGGCTTCGTGGTCGACGAGGCGGAGGTCGTCTACTGGGGCACCTGCCCCGGCTGTGCGACCGAACGCACATCCCAGTGA
- a CDS encoding SanA/YdcF family protein, whose translation MRGRFSNLVRRPRPAGGRRTRWLRRAVVAAVVGAVLLTGGAVASVQWIRSGAQGHIFAEQDVPEAPVALVLGTKVHPDGTPSPFLTARLEIAQRLLAAGKVRAILLSGDNMNPDYDEPGAMRRWLVDNGVPAERVVLDHAGFDTYDSCARAKRVFGVDRATVVTQSFHLPRAVTVCRRLGVDASGVGDETARQYDRTWRISSTREYGACVKAAVDLLSGRDPVHLGRRETGVQDALGSA comes from the coding sequence ATGCGTGGTCGATTCTCCAATCTGGTCCGAAGGCCGCGCCCAGCCGGCGGCAGGCGTACGCGCTGGCTGCGCCGCGCCGTCGTCGCGGCCGTCGTCGGCGCGGTGCTTCTGACCGGTGGCGCCGTGGCCAGCGTGCAGTGGATCCGCAGCGGCGCGCAGGGGCACATCTTCGCCGAACAGGACGTCCCCGAGGCCCCGGTCGCCCTGGTGCTGGGCACCAAGGTCCATCCCGACGGGACCCCCTCGCCGTTCCTCACCGCCCGCCTGGAGATCGCCCAGCGGCTGCTCGCCGCCGGCAAGGTGCGCGCGATCCTGCTCTCCGGCGACAACATGAACCCGGACTACGACGAGCCGGGCGCGATGCGGCGCTGGCTGGTCGACAACGGCGTGCCGGCGGAGAGGGTGGTGCTGGACCACGCGGGCTTCGACACGTACGACTCGTGCGCCCGCGCGAAGCGGGTCTTCGGGGTGGACCGGGCGACGGTGGTGACCCAGTCCTTTCACCTGCCCCGCGCCGTGACTGTGTGCCGGCGGCTCGGCGTGGATGCCAGCGGGGTCGGCGACGAGACGGCCCGGCAGTACGACAGGACGTGGCGGATCAGCTCCACCCGCGAGTACGGCGCCTGCGTGAAGGCCGCCGTGGATCTCCTGTCCGGTCGTGACCCGGTCCACCTCGGCCGCCGCGAGACCGGGGTGCAGGACGCACTAGGCAGCGCGTGA
- a CDS encoding AMP-binding protein produces the protein MLHDWFIRSVEKYPDEPALIADGRQLSYAEMDEVSCSIGHRLLAEGVARPRVGLLATRTVETYAAYIAGLRIGGVVVPLDPSHPADRLAMIARSAGLDFIVADDTADAALLDVLPARVVSIGSSAASDAAAGSALRDNSPDWAGKPDDLAYLLFTSGSTGRPKGVPIRHGNVDPFIEFNVARYGMGPGCRHSQMFSLTFDLSVFDMFVTWGSGAALVIPSADDVYDPIAFVNKNRLTHWFCVPSLVSMASRARLLSPGCMPSLRWSLFCGEQLTLNQAQAWAEAAPNSALENLYGPTELTVAMTSYRLPKERSAWPATSNGTVPIGAVYPHLDFQIDPEFGELQVRGSQRFHGYHDAKDNEGRFIEPALPRPGSDRHEPGPEAWYRTGDRIVLENGVLVHLGRLDHQVKIRGYRIEMPETESALRMWGGVDDAVVHAVAHLDGQLELAAACTGDVPSVSELRKRLRPHLPDYMIPTRIANLAGLPVNDRGKIDRTACAELLQKKFAR, from the coding sequence ATGTTGCATGACTGGTTCATCCGGAGCGTTGAGAAGTATCCAGACGAACCGGCGCTGATCGCCGACGGCCGGCAGTTGAGCTACGCCGAGATGGACGAGGTCTCATGCAGTATCGGCCATCGCCTGCTCGCCGAGGGCGTCGCCCGGCCGCGAGTCGGCTTGCTCGCCACGCGGACCGTCGAGACCTACGCGGCCTACATCGCCGGCCTGCGGATCGGCGGTGTCGTCGTGCCGCTCGATCCTTCTCATCCCGCAGATCGCCTGGCCATGATCGCCCGTTCGGCCGGCCTGGATTTCATCGTCGCCGACGACACGGCGGACGCCGCACTCCTGGACGTACTCCCGGCTCGTGTCGTGTCCATCGGGTCGTCTGCGGCATCAGATGCCGCTGCCGGATCGGCGTTGCGAGACAACTCACCTGACTGGGCGGGCAAGCCTGACGACCTGGCCTATCTGCTGTTCACCTCAGGCTCGACTGGCCGGCCCAAGGGCGTGCCGATCAGGCACGGCAACGTAGACCCGTTCATCGAGTTCAACGTCGCCCGCTACGGGATGGGACCAGGCTGCCGGCACTCGCAGATGTTCAGCCTGACGTTCGACCTGTCGGTCTTCGACATGTTCGTCACCTGGGGCTCCGGAGCCGCTTTGGTGATACCGTCGGCCGACGACGTTTACGATCCAATCGCGTTCGTCAACAAGAACCGGTTGACGCACTGGTTCTGCGTGCCCTCTCTGGTCTCCATGGCCTCCCGAGCACGGCTGCTGTCTCCGGGATGCATGCCGTCGCTGCGCTGGAGCCTGTTCTGCGGGGAGCAGCTCACGCTCAACCAAGCGCAGGCATGGGCCGAGGCGGCGCCGAACAGCGCCTTGGAAAATCTCTACGGACCGACCGAGCTCACGGTGGCGATGACGTCCTATCGCTTGCCGAAGGAACGCAGCGCCTGGCCGGCGACCTCCAACGGGACCGTGCCGATCGGCGCGGTGTACCCGCATCTGGACTTTCAGATCGATCCGGAGTTCGGCGAGCTCCAGGTGCGGGGCTCCCAACGGTTCCACGGCTATCACGACGCCAAAGACAATGAGGGAAGGTTCATCGAACCCGCACTTCCTCGACCCGGGTCCGATCGCCACGAACCAGGGCCTGAGGCGTGGTACCGCACCGGCGATCGAATCGTCCTCGAAAATGGTGTCCTCGTTCACCTGGGCCGCCTGGACCACCAGGTAAAGATCCGCGGCTACCGGATTGAGATGCCGGAGACAGAGAGCGCCCTACGAATGTGGGGAGGCGTCGATGACGCGGTCGTCCACGCAGTCGCGCATCTCGACGGGCAACTCGAACTCGCTGCCGCTTGCACCGGTGACGTTCCGTCAGTGAGTGAATTACGCAAACGACTTCGCCCGCATCTACCCGACTACATGATACCTACCCGCATCGCGAACCTGGCCGGCCTTCCGGTGAACGATCGCGGCAAGATCGACCGAACTGCCTGCGCGGAACTGCTGCAGAAGAAGTTCGCGCGCTGA